From the genome of Rarobacter incanus, one region includes:
- a CDS encoding AAA family ATPase, producing the protein MERAAQHLTDISAFFSQRVVGQEKLRSSLVATLIAGGHILLESVPGLAKTTAAETLAAAVSGTFHRIQCTPDLMPNDIVGTQIYNYGTGSFTTQLGPVHANLVLLDEINRSSAKTQSAMLEAMQERQTSIGGEVYRLPDPFMVLATQNPIEEEGTYVLPEAQMDRFLVKEVLTYPNPQDEVEILDRVSSGRQVAALPQAPVTIADVKFLQELVDGIYVDSAIKRYIVDIINTSRFSGPRPVPGLADQLRVGASPRGAIALMRVGQAMALQAGRTFVVPDDVKAARHAVLRHRLVRTFDALANGVAPEQIIDVIFDYVPAP; encoded by the coding sequence ATGGAACGCGCTGCCCAACACCTGACCGACATCTCTGCCTTCTTCTCGCAGCGGGTCGTGGGGCAGGAGAAGCTGCGCAGTTCACTGGTGGCGACCCTGATTGCGGGCGGCCACATCCTGCTCGAATCGGTCCCCGGCCTGGCGAAGACAACCGCCGCGGAGACGCTGGCGGCGGCGGTGAGCGGCACGTTCCACCGCATCCAGTGCACCCCCGACCTGATGCCCAACGACATTGTCGGCACGCAGATCTACAACTATGGGACGGGCTCGTTCACCACCCAGCTCGGTCCGGTGCACGCCAATCTGGTGCTGCTTGACGAAATCAACCGCTCCAGCGCCAAGACCCAATCGGCAATGCTTGAGGCCATGCAGGAGCGGCAGACCTCGATCGGCGGCGAGGTGTACCGCCTGCCGGACCCCTTCATGGTTCTGGCCACCCAGAACCCCATCGAGGAAGAGGGCACCTACGTCCTGCCCGAAGCGCAAATGGACCGCTTCTTGGTCAAGGAGGTGCTGACGTACCCGAACCCGCAAGACGAGGTCGAGATCCTCGATAGGGTTTCCTCCGGTCGGCAGGTCGCGGCGTTGCCGCAGGCCCCCGTCACCATCGCGGATGTCAAGTTCCTCCAGGAGTTGGTGGACGGCATCTACGTCGACAGCGCGATCAAGCGCTACATCGTCGACATCATCAACACCTCGCGCTTTTCGGGGCCGCGCCCAGTTCCGGGGCTGGCGGATCAGTTGCGCGTGGGCGCCAGCCCGCGCGGGGCCATCGCGCTCATGCGCGTCGGTCAGGCGATGGCGTTGCAGGCCGGACGCACGTTCGTGGTCCCCGACGACGTGAAGGCGGCCCGCCACGCGGTCCTGCGCCACCGCCTGGTGCGGACCTTCGACGCGCTGGCCAACGGCGTCGCGCCCGAACAGATCATTGACGTCATCTTCGACTACGTCCCGGCCCCCTAG
- a CDS encoding cytochrome c oxidase assembly protein, translating into MRDRTAPSRHLPIVLGVLLALPIALVAAAWTGALQPAALLDAGPITRFGLPIVDVLDDIAAAAAVGGLLLAAGLVPTRSTQRMALVVASCAGVAWTIAATAKLILTASNTMGLPLSDPGFAAGIEKFVTQLEGGVALSVVPIAAAIVVLVALASSTPTGAGWGLALSSVALAAAATLGHSASATGHHTAVVAMFVHLVGACAWIGPLIGMVALWALRAIDGRQLAVTLRRYSTVALWACVAVAISGVANGILRLNSVSDLGTKYGLLLLAKTIGFAVLIGCGAAHRRWVLRGPIRSVGAVFWRLAAVEIAMMGAVSGLAVALASSAPPNQGLPPANITAAWLITGYELPPAPNLANYFTQWWPDVLFGTLALAGLVVYWAWYLRLRRRGDHWPALRLASWTTAMVVFAWVTSGGPAVYGHILFSGHMLQHMLLAMVIPLFLVASAPITLALRALPTRHDQSRGPREWILTLVHSRWAQFFANPIVAACNFAGSMIVFYYTPAFEYSLRTSVGHAAMVIHFTLAGYLFANALVGIDPGVKRPTYPLRLVLLLATMAFHAFFGVTIMSSDNLFVADWFGWMGRPWGASALDDQIQGGEIAWGIGEIPTFLLAVFVAYGWAKSDERSARRRDRQADRAGDRELQDYNAMLAKLADTDEGKPASR; encoded by the coding sequence GTGAGAGATAGAACCGCCCCATCGCGCCACCTGCCAATAGTGCTAGGCGTGCTCCTCGCGCTGCCGATCGCCCTGGTGGCCGCGGCATGGACCGGGGCGTTGCAGCCGGCGGCGCTGCTGGACGCGGGCCCGATCACCCGGTTCGGTTTGCCCATAGTTGATGTCCTCGATGACATCGCCGCGGCAGCCGCCGTTGGCGGGCTGCTACTTGCCGCCGGCTTGGTCCCCACCCGTTCGACGCAACGGATGGCGCTCGTCGTGGCGAGCTGCGCCGGGGTCGCGTGGACTATCGCAGCCACGGCGAAACTGATCCTCACGGCGTCGAACACCATGGGATTGCCGCTTTCGGACCCGGGGTTCGCGGCCGGCATCGAGAAGTTCGTCACCCAGCTGGAGGGCGGCGTGGCGCTCAGCGTTGTACCGATCGCCGCGGCAATCGTGGTTTTGGTGGCGTTGGCCTCGTCCACCCCAACGGGAGCGGGATGGGGACTCGCGCTGTCCTCGGTTGCGCTCGCGGCCGCGGCGACGCTCGGTCATTCGGCCTCGGCGACGGGCCACCACACGGCCGTGGTTGCCATGTTTGTGCACCTTGTCGGCGCCTGCGCTTGGATCGGTCCGCTGATCGGCATGGTCGCGCTGTGGGCGCTGCGGGCGATTGACGGCCGGCAACTCGCGGTGACGCTGCGGCGGTATTCGACCGTGGCGCTGTGGGCCTGCGTGGCGGTCGCCATTTCCGGCGTCGCGAACGGGATCCTGCGATTGAATTCGGTCAGCGACTTGGGCACCAAGTACGGCCTACTGCTCCTGGCAAAGACAATCGGCTTCGCCGTACTCATAGGTTGCGGCGCGGCCCACCGGCGCTGGGTGCTGCGCGGGCCCATCCGTTCCGTGGGCGCGGTCTTTTGGCGGCTCGCTGCCGTCGAAATCGCGATGATGGGAGCCGTGTCGGGCCTCGCGGTTGCCCTGGCATCGAGCGCGCCGCCGAACCAGGGCCTACCCCCGGCGAACATCACGGCTGCCTGGCTCATCACCGGCTACGAACTCCCGCCGGCACCGAACCTCGCTAACTACTTCACCCAGTGGTGGCCGGACGTCTTGTTCGGCACCCTGGCGCTTGCCGGGCTGGTAGTTTACTGGGCCTGGTACCTGCGGCTGCGCCGCCGCGGCGACCACTGGCCCGCCCTGCGCCTGGCCAGCTGGACGACGGCGATGGTGGTCTTTGCCTGGGTGACGTCCGGCGGGCCCGCGGTGTACGGGCACATCCTCTTTAGCGGTCACATGCTCCAGCACATGCTCCTGGCCATGGTGATACCGCTGTTCCTGGTCGCAAGCGCGCCGATCACGCTGGCCCTGCGGGCGCTACCCACCCGGCACGATCAGTCCCGCGGGCCGCGCGAGTGGATCCTCACGCTCGTGCATTCGCGGTGGGCGCAATTCTTCGCGAATCCGATCGTTGCCGCCTGCAACTTCGCCGGATCAATGATCGTTTTCTACTACACACCCGCGTTCGAATACTCCCTGCGCACCTCGGTCGGGCACGCCGCCATGGTCATCCACTTCACGCTGGCGGGGTACCTGTTCGCCAACGCGCTGGTGGGGATCGACCCGGGCGTCAAGCGCCCCACCTACCCGCTGCGATTGGTGCTGCTCCTTGCGACCATGGCTTTCCACGCGTTCTTCGGTGTGACGATCATGAGTTCAGACAACCTCTTCGTCGCCGACTGGTTCGGGTGGATGGGGCGGCCGTGGGGCGCCAGCGCGCTCGACGACCAGATCCAAGGCGGTGAGATAGCGTGGGGAATCGGCGAGATTCCAACATTCTTGCTGGCCGTCTTCGTGGCGTACGGGTGGGCAAAATCCGACGAGCGCTCCGCCCGCCGGCGGGATCGGCAGGCCGACCGTGCGGGGGACCGTGAACTCCAGGATTACAACGCGATGCTGGCCAAGCTCGCCGACACGGATGAGGGAAAGCCGGCCTCGCGCTAG
- a CDS encoding heme oxygenase (biliverdin-producing) yields the protein MHPTVPAPTLSMPLSAYLRASTRSAHETAENTGFITRLMGGELGIDAYADLAAQQYPIYAALEAASQAMLGNERGSALVFAELERTPAIRLDLAFLYGPQWEANLDILGQTREYVAAIEEIGDDVASYAAHAYTRYLGDLSGGQIIKRMMQRHYGMHEDGLAFYTFDQIPKAKPFKDIYRERLDGLDLSAAELDRAGAQAQRAFDLNTAMFAALGARH from the coding sequence GTGCACCCGACCGTTCCTGCCCCGACCCTCTCGATGCCGTTGTCGGCATACCTGCGCGCCAGCACCCGATCCGCACACGAGACCGCGGAGAACACGGGCTTCATTACCCGCCTGATGGGCGGCGAGCTGGGCATCGACGCCTACGCGGACCTGGCCGCCCAGCAGTATCCGATATACGCGGCCCTGGAAGCCGCCTCCCAAGCCATGCTAGGCAACGAGCGCGGAAGCGCTCTGGTATTCGCGGAGCTTGAGCGCACACCGGCGATCCGCCTCGACCTCGCGTTCCTGTATGGGCCCCAATGGGAAGCGAATCTGGACATCCTAGGCCAGACGCGCGAGTACGTTGCCGCCATCGAAGAGATCGGTGACGACGTTGCCTCCTACGCGGCCCATGCCTACACGCGCTACCTCGGCGACCTCTCCGGCGGGCAGATCATCAAGCGCATGATGCAGCGGCACTATGGCATGCACGAAGACGGGCTGGCCTTCTACACGTTTGACCAAATCCCCAAGGCAAAGCCGTTCAAGGACATCTACCGCGAGCGCCTGGACGGCCTTGACCTCAGCGCCGCCGAGCTGGATCGCGCCGGGGCGCAAGCGCAGCGCGCCTTCGATCTGAACACCGCGATGTTTGCGGCGCTGGGCGCCCGGCACTAG
- a CDS encoding TetR/AcrR family transcriptional regulator — translation MPKIIGGSLREHREQTRNRLFAALSTLMTERGFDAISFADIAAAAGVGRTAVYNHFPDKEALLIGFIGHETEQYLGSLQRALRDVDDPVSQLQTYVRAQLGLKRVFHLAPGADLRTVLSRSSQQRLRDHVVQVEGILTNIIATGVEQGVFPAQDVPTTVSLVSGCLQGKQIPERDPERTAAIKATEDFVLRAVGTS, via the coding sequence ATGCCGAAGATCATTGGGGGGTCCCTGCGCGAGCACCGCGAGCAAACCCGCAACCGTCTCTTCGCCGCGCTTTCGACGCTGATGACCGAACGCGGCTTCGACGCCATCTCATTCGCCGACATCGCCGCGGCCGCGGGCGTGGGACGCACGGCGGTTTACAACCACTTCCCGGACAAGGAGGCCCTTCTCATCGGCTTCATTGGGCACGAAACCGAGCAATACCTCGGTTCCTTGCAGCGAGCCCTGCGCGATGTCGATGACCCCGTGAGTCAGCTTCAGACCTACGTTCGCGCGCAACTGGGCCTCAAGCGCGTGTTCCACCTGGCCCCCGGGGCCGACCTGCGCACCGTGTTGTCCCGCTCGTCGCAGCAGCGCCTGCGCGATCACGTGGTGCAGGTGGAAGGAATCCTGACGAACATCATCGCCACCGGCGTCGAGCAAGGAGTTTTCCCCGCGCAGGACGTGCCAACAACCGTCTCACTGGTATCCGGCTGCCTGCAAGGAAAACAGATCCCGGAGCGGGATCCCGAACGAACCGCGGCGATCAAGGCCACCGAGGACTTCGTGCTCCGCGCGGTGGGCACCAGCTGA
- the dcd gene encoding dCTP deaminase has product MLLSDRDILAEIQANRVRLDPYDPTMIQPSSIDVRLDKFFRLFDNHKYPFIDPAQEQPELTRMVEVGEGDSFILHPGEFVLASTYEQVSLPDDVAARLEGKSSLGRLGLLTHSTAGFIDPGFTGHVTLELSNVATLPITLWPGMKIGQMCFFRLSSAAAHPYGSSEYGSRYQGQRGPTASRSWQNFHRTEV; this is encoded by the coding sequence GTGCTGCTATCTGATCGCGACATCCTTGCCGAAATCCAAGCGAACCGCGTGCGCCTCGACCCATACGATCCGACGATGATCCAACCGTCGAGCATCGATGTGCGCCTCGACAAGTTCTTCCGGCTGTTCGACAACCACAAGTACCCGTTCATCGACCCGGCCCAGGAGCAGCCGGAGCTCACCCGGATGGTGGAAGTCGGCGAGGGGGACTCGTTCATATTGCACCCCGGGGAATTTGTACTTGCTTCGACCTACGAACAGGTTTCGCTCCCCGACGACGTGGCGGCGCGCCTGGAAGGCAAATCGTCGCTGGGGCGGCTGGGATTGCTGACGCACTCGACCGCCGGATTCATCGACCCCGGATTCACCGGGCACGTCACGCTGGAGCTTTCCAACGTCGCGACCCTCCCGATAACGCTGTGGCCGGGAATGAAGATCGGGCAAATGTGCTTCTTCCGCCTCTCGTCCGCCGCCGCACATCCGTACGGGTCCAGCGAGTACGGCTCGCGCTATCAGGGGCAGCGCGGTCCCACGGCCTCGCGGTCGTGGCAGAACTTCCACCGCACCGAGGTCTAG
- a CDS encoding Na+/H+ antiporter subunit A — protein MPVLYVLTFHVVVALLAPTVMRRFGRRGFTALALAPASTAAYAAAIAAPVLAGRQVVSSVRWVPTLDLSLTFRIDTLSWVMLLIVGAVGALVLVYCAGYFSPKAAGNGRFGAVFVAFAGAMAGLVAADNTLVMFTFWELTTVFSYLLIGHYSDRKPSRRAAMQAIVVTTAGGLTMLVGLILFGESVAGGYSFQTLIAGHPHTSVTTAALVCVIVGAASKSALIPMHFWLPAAMAAPTPVSSYLHAAAMVKAGVYLLARFAPGYSDNRTWLILTLTLGSATFLLGGYRALRQHDLKLILAYGTVSQLGLLVLLLSAGSRAAALAGLALLCAHAMFKATLFLTTGAIDVAAGSRDLRRLTGVGKRVPVLAVAAGIAIASMAGVIPTAGYVAKEAAMDSFAHGGVAAGGAVAGWLLFAVVVAGSILTVAYGLRFWWGAFASKPEGAGRAAQAADPDEDLSCIDPATIKKPGALLVIPPAILAAASLLVGLLPHVTERILGPYANSYPAGDGGHLTLWGGLTPALFGSIAALGVGALLFAARAPIEAFQRRIGSPVEADYIYRRFMRKLDDFAADTTAFTQRGSLPFYLGVIFSVFALAGGFALARSQGIGRVRLFDSFAQIMPVVVICIAVVLVVRSRRRLKAVLLAGFGGYAVAALFILHGAPDLALTQVLVETITLVVFVLVLRKLPPYFSDRPLARSRWSRLGIAVAVGVVAMGLALVAPGARVDLPVSSGIADQIYSYGGGKNIVNVILVDTRAWDTMGEISVLLAAATGIASLVFLRRRTSQIERVEDLSGPASNVNVWGGAGVNDNAAALRRQDAATTRVPAGSKPAWLRAVPTLAPLRRSLIFEVVTRIVFHPLVVFAAFLLFSGHNNPGGGFAAGLVVGIALVIRYLAGGRYELSDALPVQPGLLLGSGLVLSVGTGLVALVTGNSMLQSVIWHLTVPLVGDVKIVSSLFFDVGVFLVVVGLVLDILRSLGAEIDKQGEVRS, from the coding sequence ATGCCTGTGCTCTACGTGCTGACGTTCCACGTCGTGGTTGCGCTGCTCGCTCCCACCGTGATGCGTCGGTTCGGAAGGCGCGGTTTCACCGCCCTTGCGCTCGCCCCGGCGTCGACCGCCGCATACGCGGCCGCAATCGCCGCGCCGGTTCTGGCGGGGCGACAGGTGGTCTCGAGCGTGCGCTGGGTTCCGACTCTCGACCTTTCACTCACTTTCCGGATCGACACCCTTTCGTGGGTGATGCTGCTCATCGTGGGAGCCGTCGGCGCCCTGGTCTTGGTCTACTGCGCGGGCTATTTTTCCCCGAAGGCCGCAGGTAATGGCCGATTCGGCGCCGTGTTTGTGGCGTTCGCGGGCGCCATGGCCGGTTTGGTCGCGGCCGATAACACCCTGGTGATGTTCACGTTTTGGGAATTGACGACCGTCTTTTCCTACCTGCTGATCGGCCACTATTCGGACCGCAAGCCGTCGCGGCGAGCCGCCATGCAGGCGATCGTTGTCACCACGGCCGGCGGGCTGACGATGCTTGTCGGGCTGATTCTGTTCGGCGAATCGGTAGCGGGCGGCTACTCGTTCCAAACCCTGATCGCGGGCCATCCGCACACATCGGTCACCACGGCGGCGTTGGTATGTGTCATCGTCGGTGCCGCGAGCAAATCCGCGCTCATCCCCATGCACTTTTGGCTGCCAGCGGCGATGGCGGCGCCGACGCCCGTCAGTTCCTACCTGCACGCGGCCGCGATGGTTAAGGCGGGGGTCTACCTGCTGGCGCGCTTCGCTCCGGGGTATTCCGACAACCGCACCTGGCTCATTCTCACCCTCACCCTCGGGTCGGCAACCTTCCTCCTCGGTGGCTACCGGGCGCTGCGTCAACACGACCTGAAGCTGATCCTCGCTTACGGCACCGTGAGCCAGCTTGGCCTGCTGGTGCTTCTCCTGAGCGCGGGCAGTCGGGCCGCCGCCCTGGCGGGGCTGGCGCTGCTGTGCGCGCACGCCATGTTCAAGGCGACGCTGTTCCTGACAACGGGCGCAATCGATGTCGCCGCGGGCAGCCGCGATCTGCGCCGCCTAACCGGAGTGGGCAAGCGTGTCCCGGTGCTCGCCGTGGCGGCCGGCATCGCCATAGCCTCGATGGCGGGGGTGATCCCGACTGCGGGATACGTCGCCAAGGAAGCGGCGATGGACTCGTTCGCCCACGGCGGTGTCGCGGCGGGCGGTGCCGTGGCCGGATGGCTGTTGTTCGCGGTCGTAGTCGCCGGATCCATCCTGACCGTCGCCTACGGCCTACGGTTTTGGTGGGGCGCATTCGCGTCGAAGCCGGAGGGCGCAGGCAGGGCCGCGCAGGCGGCCGACCCGGATGAGGACCTGTCTTGCATCGACCCCGCGACGATCAAGAAGCCGGGCGCGCTCTTGGTGATCCCTCCCGCGATCCTCGCGGCCGCGAGCCTGCTGGTGGGCCTGCTTCCGCACGTCACCGAGCGAATCCTGGGCCCCTACGCAAACTCCTATCCCGCGGGGGACGGCGGCCACCTCACGTTATGGGGGGGCCTGACGCCCGCGCTGTTCGGGTCGATTGCGGCGCTGGGCGTCGGTGCGCTCTTGTTCGCGGCGCGTGCTCCCATCGAGGCGTTTCAACGACGTATCGGGTCCCCGGTCGAGGCCGACTACATCTACCGGCGCTTCATGCGCAAACTCGATGACTTCGCCGCCGACACGACAGCTTTCACGCAACGCGGCTCCCTGCCCTTCTACCTGGGCGTCATCTTCTCCGTGTTCGCGCTGGCAGGCGGATTCGCCCTGGCCCGGTCCCAGGGCATCGGACGAGTCCGCCTCTTCGATTCCTTCGCGCAGATAATGCCGGTGGTCGTCATTTGCATAGCGGTCGTGCTGGTGGTTCGTTCCCGCCGTCGCCTCAAGGCGGTGCTGCTCGCCGGGTTCGGCGGCTACGCCGTGGCGGCGCTGTTTATCCTGCACGGCGCGCCGGACCTGGCGCTCACGCAGGTCCTGGTCGAGACGATCACGCTGGTCGTGTTCGTGCTGGTGCTGCGCAAGCTGCCGCCGTATTTCTCGGACCGGCCCCTGGCGCGCAGCCGGTGGAGCCGCCTGGGGATCGCGGTCGCGGTGGGCGTTGTCGCGATGGGTTTGGCGCTGGTGGCGCCGGGCGCGCGGGTGGATCTGCCGGTGTCGAGCGGAATCGCCGACCAGATATACAGCTACGGGGGCGGCAAGAACATCGTCAACGTCATCCTCGTGGATACGCGTGCGTGGGACACCATGGGAGAAATCTCGGTGCTGCTGGCGGCGGCAACGGGCATAGCATCGCTGGTCTTCTTGCGGCGGCGCACCTCGCAGATCGAACGGGTCGAGGACCTGTCCGGCCCGGCGTCCAACGTGAATGTGTGGGGCGGAGCGGGGGTCAACGACAACGCAGCGGCCCTGCGGCGCCAAGACGCCGCGACCACGCGGGTCCCCGCGGGCAGCAAGCCGGCGTGGCTGCGCGCGGTCCCGACGCTCGCGCCTCTTAGGCGCTCGCTGATCTTCGAGGTCGTCACCCGGATCGTGTTCCATCCGCTGGTGGTTTTCGCCGCCTTCCTCCTGTTTTCCGGGCACAACAATCCCGGCGGCGGGTTCGCGGCGGGTCTGGTCGTGGGCATCGCGCTGGTGATCCGCTACCTGGCCGGGGGCCGCTACGAGCTGTCCGACGCGCTCCCGGTCCAGCCCGGTTTGCTGCTCGGAAGCGGTCTGGTGCTATCGGTTGGCACAGGCCTGGTGGCGCTGGTGACGGGGAACTCGATGCTCCAGTCCGTTATCTGGCACCTCACGGTGCCACTGGTCGGCGACGTCAAGATAGTGTCCTCGCTGTTCTTCGACGTGGGAGTGTTCTTGGTCGTCGTCGGATTGGTGTTGGACATCTTGCGCTCGCTCGGAGCGGAAATCGACAAGCAGGGGGAGGTACGGTCGTGA
- a CDS encoding Na(+)/H(+) antiporter subunit C: MIDTAPSLALVIAVGAFVIGGVYLMLERSLTRVLVGFILVGNGINLLFLISSGRAAKAPIIGNGTESEWSDPLPQAMVLTAIVITLGMVGFVLAMAYRSWQLHGHDEVQDDLEDRRIARLAAKNAPSVYDEDTDTADRTLLDDQARDVRDETADDGTGQGPGAGQKGDER; the protein is encoded by the coding sequence GTGATCGACACGGCTCCATCCTTAGCACTGGTGATCGCGGTCGGGGCGTTTGTCATCGGCGGGGTCTACCTCATGCTGGAGCGCAGCCTCACGCGCGTGCTCGTCGGGTTCATTTTGGTTGGGAACGGCATCAACCTGCTATTCCTCATATCCAGCGGGCGCGCCGCCAAGGCGCCGATCATCGGCAACGGGACCGAATCGGAGTGGAGCGATCCGCTGCCGCAGGCGATGGTGTTGACGGCGATCGTGATCACGCTGGGCATGGTCGGGTTCGTCCTTGCGATGGCCTACCGGTCGTGGCAATTGCACGGACACGACGAGGTGCAGGACGACCTGGAGGACCGAAGAATCGCACGCTTGGCGGCCAAGAACGCTCCCAGCGTCTACGACGAGGACACCGACACCGCGGACCGGACTCTCCTGGATGACCAGGCCCGAGACGTGCGCGACGAGACCGCCGACGACGGCACGGGACAGGGCCCGGGCGCAGGGCAGAAGGGTGACGAGCGGTGA
- a CDS encoding Na+/H+ antiporter subunit D yields the protein MNAISLVPLPVVIPLLTAGLTLALWKVPKLQRLLAVTALIAMVVVGVLLVIGADRGALVMHVGGWQAPLGIALVADRLSALMLTVSAFVLLCVLLYSLGQDIADGTAEAPITIYYPTYLVLAAGVSNAFLAGDLFNLYVGFEILLVASYVLLTLGGTGERIRAGAIYVVVALASSIVFLAALAVTYAATGTVNLAQLAQRLGQIDPGVALAIQLLLLLAFGIKAAIFPLSAWLPDSYPTAPAPVTAVFAGLLTKVGVYAIMRTQTLLFPDGRLDTMLMILALLTMVLGILGAVAQSDIKRLLSFTLVSHIGYLLFGIALSSQLGVAGSVFYIVHHITVQTSLFLVVGLIERRGGTTNLDKLGGLAKASPGLAILFFIPALALAGIPPLSGFLGKLGLLQAGVAAGTPIAMVLVVGSVVTSLLTLYALVKAWNKAFWQAPTIELPTERVPRTMVVPTGLLLTFVVAITFAAGPLYDYAGRTAQELIHRDTYVASVLTGGA from the coding sequence GTGAACGCCATTTCGCTAGTTCCCTTGCCGGTCGTGATTCCCCTGCTGACAGCGGGGTTGACGCTCGCCCTGTGGAAGGTCCCCAAGCTCCAACGCCTGCTCGCCGTCACGGCGCTGATCGCGATGGTCGTGGTCGGCGTGCTCCTCGTCATCGGCGCGGATCGGGGCGCGCTGGTCATGCACGTCGGGGGGTGGCAGGCACCGCTTGGAATCGCCCTGGTAGCCGACCGCCTCTCGGCGCTGATGCTGACAGTGTCAGCATTCGTATTACTGTGCGTCCTGCTTTACTCCCTGGGGCAAGATATCGCCGACGGCACCGCCGAAGCGCCCATAACGATCTACTACCCGACGTACCTTGTCCTGGCCGCCGGAGTATCGAACGCCTTCTTGGCGGGCGACCTTTTCAACCTCTACGTCGGATTCGAAATCCTGCTCGTCGCCAGCTACGTCCTGCTCACCTTGGGTGGCACCGGAGAACGCATCCGCGCTGGCGCGATCTACGTCGTGGTGGCGTTGGCCTCGTCCATTGTCTTTTTGGCGGCGCTGGCGGTGACCTATGCGGCGACCGGCACGGTCAACCTCGCCCAACTCGCGCAGCGCTTGGGGCAGATCGACCCGGGCGTGGCGCTCGCGATCCAGCTTCTTCTGCTGCTCGCCTTCGGGATCAAGGCCGCCATCTTCCCGCTTTCGGCGTGGCTTCCGGACTCCTATCCGACGGCCCCCGCGCCGGTGACGGCGGTCTTCGCGGGGCTCCTGACGAAGGTCGGCGTGTACGCGATCATGCGCACGCAGACGCTGCTGTTCCCCGACGGGCGGCTGGACACGATGCTGATGATCCTGGCGCTATTGACCATGGTGCTCGGAATTCTGGGGGCGGTCGCCCAGTCGGACATCAAACGACTGCTGTCTTTCACGCTGGTCAGCCACATCGGCTACCTGCTGTTCGGAATCGCGCTGTCGTCGCAGCTCGGCGTGGCGGGCTCGGTTTTCTATATCGTCCACCACATCACCGTCCAAACCAGCCTGTTCCTGGTCGTGGGGCTGATAGAGCGCCGCGGCGGCACCACGAACCTGGACAAGCTGGGAGGGCTAGCTAAGGCATCGCCGGGCTTGGCGATCCTGTTCTTTATCCCCGCGCTGGCGCTGGCGGGGATACCGCCGTTGTCGGGATTCTTGGGGAAGCTGGGGTTGTTGCAGGCGGGCGTCGCGGCCGGGACGCCGATTGCGATGGTGCTGGTGGTGGGGTCCGTCGTGACCTCACTGCTCACGCTGTATGCGCTTGTCAAGGCCTGGAATAAGGCATTTTGGCAGGCCCCCACCATCGAACTGCCCACGGAACGGGTCCCGCGCACCATGGTCGTCCCCACGGGCCTGCTGCTGACGTTCGTGGTGGCGATCACGTTCGCGGCCGGTCCGCTCTACGACTACGCGGGCCGCACCGCGCAAGAACTCATTCACCGCGATACCTACGTCGCGAGCGTTCTTACGGGAGGTGCCTGA
- a CDS encoding Na+/H+ antiporter subunit E, translating into MHVTPRRRGARASIASVITIIVLWTLLWGDPSVGNLLGGALIAAAVLFALPMTRIRFSGTLRPWPALQLIARFHVDLVLASWHVSVLAFRWRHTPKGAIIGVKLRCANDLVLTSVAQICALVPGTLVVDAHRLTGTLYLHVLDLAGSGGAEKVRADTLELEGRVLRAIGSRADLERAGLVGESR; encoded by the coding sequence ATGCATGTGACCCCGCGCAGGCGAGGTGCGCGCGCCTCGATTGCCTCCGTTATCACGATCATCGTTCTGTGGACGCTGCTGTGGGGGGACCCGAGCGTCGGTAACCTCCTGGGCGGTGCGTTGATCGCCGCCGCGGTCCTGTTCGCGCTCCCCATGACCCGCATTCGGTTTTCCGGAACCCTGCGTCCATGGCCCGCGCTGCAGCTCATAGCGCGATTCCACGTCGACCTGGTGCTCGCCTCCTGGCACGTTTCGGTGCTGGCGTTTCGCTGGCGGCACACGCCCAAGGGGGCGATCATCGGCGTCAAGTTGCGCTGCGCCAACGACCTGGTGCTGACCTCGGTCGCGCAGATTTGCGCGTTGGTTCCGGGCACGTTGGTCGTGGACGCGCACCGCCTCACGGGCACGCTCTATCTCCACGTTTTGGACCTGGCCGGGTCGGGCGGAGCGGAAAAGGTCCGCGCGGACACCTTGGAGTTGGAGGGACGAGTTCTGCGCGCGATCGGATCCCGCGCCGACTTGGAGCGAGCTGGATTGGTGGGTGAATCGCGATGA
- a CDS encoding monovalent cation/H+ antiporter complex subunit F produces the protein MTAVYIVCAISLFVTAILAIVRAERGPSMLDRTVALDLFATVLVGGIAVEAAWSRRVDTLPILVALSVVGFVSSVVVARFAAAEPPESKRIKTAAEVELELARQRAEEEAADERERLERQRRLEGDQ, from the coding sequence ATGACGGCCGTGTACATTGTGTGCGCCATTTCGCTGTTTGTGACGGCCATTTTGGCGATTGTGCGGGCGGAGCGGGGGCCCTCCATGCTCGATCGAACCGTTGCGCTGGACCTGTTCGCGACGGTGCTTGTGGGCGGGATCGCCGTTGAGGCCGCGTGGTCGCGGCGCGTCGATACCCTGCCGATCCTGGTGGCGCTGTCCGTCGTCGGGTTCGTTTCGTCCGTTGTGGTGGCCCGATTCGCGGCGGCCGAGCCGCCGGAATCCAAGAGGATTAAGACCGCCGCCGAGGTCGAACTGGAGCTTGCGCGCCAGCGCGCCGAGGAAGAAGCCGCCGATGAGCGCGAACGCCTGGAACGGCAGCGCCGGTTGGAGGGGGACCAGTGA